One Benincasa hispida cultivar B227 chromosome 5, ASM972705v1, whole genome shotgun sequence genomic window carries:
- the LOC120077991 gene encoding ent-kaur-16-ene synthase, chloroplastic-like — protein MSLPRPANFTCFNSFSSGLNFIESNLDSATDEKQHSPIGFHIIFSSMIEYAKTLELNLPLPQSNMDALFRRRELKPNRSNSEGGQKPIWPVPDISEGIGKSQDWDMVMTFQRKNTSLFNSPFATAAAFMNLNNDNCLDYLHLPVQKFGSGNSFVITFSFPTPLSPFTCQLFGCNSFVGTEMQHLQKSYAYG, from the exons ATGTCTCTGCCACGCCCCGCCAACTTCACCTGTTTTAATTCCTTCTCATCAG GCCTTAACTTTATTGAGTCAAATTTAGATTCTGCTACTGATGAAAAGCAACATTCTCCTATTGGATTTCACATCATTTTCTCtagcatgattgagtatgctaAAACTCTGGAGTTAAATTTACCATTGCCACAATCTAACATGGATGCGTTGTTTCGTAGGAGAGAATTGAAGCCTAATAG AAGCAACTCTGAAGGGGGACAAAAGCCTATTTGGCCTGTTCCTGATATTTCAGAAGGAATTGGAAAATCACAAGACTGGGACATGGTCATgacttttcaaagaaaaaacaCTTCACTGTTTAATTCTCCATTCGCAACAGCAGCGGCTTTTATGAACCTTAATAATGATAATTGTCTTGATTATCTTCACTTACCTGTACAGAAGTTCGGCAGTGGAAATTCCTTTGTAATCACTTTTTCTTTCCCCACCCCCCTCTCTCCATTTACATGTCAATTATTTGGATGTAACTCTTTTGTTGGAACTGAAATGCAGCATTTACAAAAGAGTTATGCATATGGTTGA